From Oreochromis aureus strain Israel breed Guangdong linkage group 4, ZZ_aureus, whole genome shotgun sequence, a single genomic window includes:
- the hoatz gene encoding cilia- and flagella-associated protein HOATZ, translating into MSVQADPPEQEEADLLFIVFEGSSPEDVSHARQLWSSLSLLPPLESRLVSADIHQRLPVSRPQRSGSTAATGPAPEPQRVPDPRQRQEERRRYAAMGDQRKEILALLRRQRERRIQKELLSVAFKPKGKVGRENEGKEKPEEDSEEDRELVRQLQ; encoded by the coding sequence ATGTCGGTCCAGGCGGATCCTCCGGAGCAGGAGGAGGCTGATCTGCTCTTCATCGTGTTTGAAGGATCCTCCCCGGAGGATGTGTCCCACGCCAGGCAGCTGTGGAGCTCCCTGTCCCTGCTGCCGCCGCTAGAGTCCCGGCTAGTGTCGGCGGATATCCACCAGAGGCTGCCGGTGTCCCGGCCGCAGCGCAGCGGGAGCACCGCCGCCACAGGTCCCGCTCCGGAGCCGCAAAGAGTCCCCGATCCCCGGCAGCGGCAGGAGGAGAGGCGGCGGTACGCGGCCATGGGCGACCAGAGGAAGGAGATCCTGGCTCTGCTGAGGAGGCAGAGGGAGCGGAGGATCCAGAAGGAGCTGCTCTCTGTGGCCTTCAAGCCCAAAGGAAAGGTCGGCAGAGAAAAcgaaggaaaagaaaagcctGAGGAGGACTCTGAGGAGGACAGGGAGCTGGTCAGGCAGCTTCAGTAG